Proteins from one Danaus plexippus chromosome 18 unlocalized genomic scaffold, MEX_DaPlex mxdp_20, whole genome shotgun sequence genomic window:
- the LOC116773258 gene encoding inner centromere protein-like has translation MDSLVNENRKINEELQKAAEEEKERSKRIEELTLTAETLVKKTEEAENCLKNIKETSDEKIRDLTTTIEGLNKELDSKAMTITQLMSELKTSTDVRSKLETTLQRLRKESEIEREKTTEKERLQSRRIEQLEETVRDREEELTKHVLDSRAEKEHLQEKIQGMQNTIDNIQKELTGRPAVVENRIQPEQDDNAVMLTPGQKKPQAPLSPIIQKKGGFLVPQNELKQRDSMLYNLFSDSSMEGDTLDASEVNRRFEALSRGERVSPMPLTALKRRGGVSAPHTSLKYRTPINSKGAISLSQAKNDMNKERSFFKNKRLENKTKKNK, from the exons AGAGATCCAAACGTATCGAGGAACTGACCCTCACAGCCGAGACGCTGGTGAAGAAGACGGAGGAGGCAGAGAACTGTCTGAAGAACATCAA AGAGACATCTGATGAGAAGATCAGAGACCTCACGACCACCATAGAGGGGCTGAACAAGGAATTGGACTCTAAAGCGATGACCATCACCCAGCTGATGTCGGAACTGAAGACCAGCACTGATGTGAGATCCAAGTTGGAGACCACGCTGCAGAGACTCAGGAAGGAGAGCGAGATAGAGAGAGAGAAAACTACGGAGAAAGAGAGATTACAGAGCAGGAGGATTGAACAGCTGGAAGAAACTGTTAGG GACAGAGAAGAGGAACTCACCAAACACGTCCTGGACAGCAGAGCCGAGAAG GAGCATCTCCAGGAGAAGATCCAAGGTATGCAGAACACTATTGACAATATACAAAAGGAGCTGACAGGTCGTCCAGCTGTTGTAGAGAATAGGATCCAGCCGGAGCAGGACGACAACGCCGTCATGCTGACGCCTGGACAGAAG AAGCCCCAGGCTCCTCTATCCCCTATAATACAGAAGAAGGGCGGATTCCTGGTGCCCCAAAACGAGCTCAAGCAGCGCGACTCTATGCTGTATAATCTATTCAGCGACAGCAGCATGGAAGGAGACACTCTCGAT GCCTCGGAAGTGAACCGTCGCTTCGAGGCCCTGTCTCGAGGGGAACGCGTCTCCCCCATGCCTCTGACGGCCCTCAAGCGTCGGGGCGGAGTCTCCGCACCGCACACCTCGCTTAAATACCGAACGCCTATTAACAGCAAA ggCGCTATTTCTCTGTCACAAGCTAAGAACGatatgaataaagaaagaagCTTCTTTAAGAACAAACggcttgaaaataaaactaagaaaaataaataa